The Fusarium musae strain F31 chromosome 10, whole genome shotgun sequence genome window below encodes:
- a CDS encoding hypothetical protein (MEROPS:MER0026479), with product MKLNTILLIAAAATAFDLGGVQLPFSHESLESSALLKLHKSLVERPSITGSEKHVTDFLKAYLQDAGFTVETQAVAKNRDNVLAYYDSTRKTKVLVTSHIDTVPPFWPYERRGDEIWGRGTVDAKGSVAAQIIAVQELFQKKEVSEGDVALLFVVGEETGGPGMGNVNDLGLSWESVIFGEPTELKLARGHKGGLGFTLKANGKAGHSGYPETGSNAIDSLVRGLAALQKVELPGSKEFGNSTLNVGRIEGGVAGNVIPASAFATGGVRVAGGTPEGIRNLIRQAVEESDPSLVVEFSYGIGPVPTDYDVDGFETVVLNYGTDIPRLKGSHKRYLYGPGSILEAHSAHEHLKVSDLEQAVEGYKKLITHALDQPSEL from the exons ATGaagctcaacaccattctCTTGATTGCCGCTGCGGCGACGGCGTTTGACCTGGGAGGTGTCCAGCTACCCTTCTCTCATGAATCACTAGAATCATCAGCACTTCTTAAGTTGCACAAATCACTCGTTGAGCGACCCTCGATCACTGGTTCTGAGAAGCACGTCACCGACTTTCTCAAGGCATACCTCCAAGATGCTGGGTTCACTGTTGAGACTCAAGCAGTTGCCAAGAACCGCGATAACGTCTTGGCTTACTATGATAGTACGAGGAAAACAAAAGTTCTCGTGACTTCTCATATTGACACTGTTCCCCCATTCTGGCCTTATGAACGACGAGGTGATGAGATCTGGGGTCGAGGAACAGTCGATGCAAAGGGTAGTGTCGCGGCGCAGATCATTGCTGTTCAAGAACTCTTCCAGAAGAAAGAGGTCAGTGAAGGCGACGTAGCGCTGCTGTTTGTGGTGGGTGAGGAGACAGGTGGACCCGGAATGGGCAATGTCAATGATCTCGGCCTATCTTGGGAGTCCGTCATCTTCGGTGAGCCAACAGAGCTCAAACTTGCCCGAGGTCACAAAGGTGGATTGGGCTTCACTCTCAAAGCCAATGGAAAAGCTGGCCATTCTGGATATCCTGAGACAGGAAGTAATGCTATTGATAGCCTTGTTCGTGGGCTAGCAGCTCTTCAAAAGGTTGAGTTACCTGGGAGTAAAGAGTTTGGGAACTCCACACTCAACGTGGGAAGGATTGAAGGCGGTGTTGCTGGAAATGTCATCCCGGCAAGTGCTTTTGCTACCGGAGGAGTTCGAGTCGCTGGCGGAACTCCAGAGGGTATCAGGAATTTAATACGTCAGGCAGTTGAGGAGAGTGACCCGAGCCTAGTCGTTGAATTCTCATATGGTATTGGACCCGTGCCTACAGActatgatgttgatg GATTTGAAACTGTGGTCTTGAACTACGGAACAGATATCCCGAGGCTAAAGGGGAGTCATAAGAGATATCTGTACGGACCTGGCTCGATTCTCGAGGCGCACTCTGCGCATGAGCACTTGAAGGTTTCTGATCTGGAGCAGGCTGTTGAGGGGTACAAGAAGTTGATAACCCATGCCCTTGATCAGCCTTCTGAGCTCTGA